From the Microcoleus sp. FACHB-831 genome, one window contains:
- a CDS encoding phage tail protein, translated as MVNSKATQNGTGNSTSNRQQNYVTANRFYVEIEGQLSASFRECSGLGFTIKNDKRNEGGVNNQQRVILGQAQFSDVTLKRGMTDDLRVFWGWISNTLQEKKKKRRNVNILVFNQAGETMQCWTLIAAVPVAWKAPALKADGNEVAIEELTIAYEGLKVANAGGGGATMLSTGRDNSGYYPSN; from the coding sequence ATGGTTAATAGCAAAGCTACCCAAAACGGCACTGGTAACAGCACGAGTAACCGCCAGCAAAACTACGTTACGGCTAATCGCTTTTATGTAGAAATTGAAGGCCAACTTAGTGCATCTTTTAGGGAATGCTCAGGCTTGGGTTTCACTATAAAAAATGATAAACGCAACGAAGGCGGTGTCAATAATCAACAGCGCGTAATTTTGGGTCAGGCACAATTTAGCGATGTTACGCTGAAACGCGGTATGACCGACGATTTACGAGTATTTTGGGGTTGGATATCGAATACGTTGCAGGAGAAAAAGAAAAAACGTCGCAATGTCAACATTCTAGTTTTTAATCAAGCCGGAGAAACAATGCAGTGTTGGACGCTAATTGCGGCTGTTCCTGTGGCTTGGAAAGCGCCAGCATTAAAAGCAGATGGCAATGAAGTTGCTATCGAAGAATTGACAATTGCCTACGAAGGTTTGAAGGTTGCAAACGCAGGTGGTGGAGGCGCAACAATGCTTTCCACCGGACGCGATAACTCAGGATACTACCCCAGTAACTAG
- a CDS encoding substrate-binding domain-containing protein, with product MAKNKKDLVRTKRDKKDRKSLISEVWRREDPLSVAKYQAEVRARSYLRLPPTFMWLNRFSWIVPILHERFGVATISPEEAAAYDQSIAPADKDTSVATEVETNDSLTSYQVSDYVYRQYPCLERDPLGCDRPLETIQQEPAAKYCQQCGFPAILPEKVEIRGIRGRYRVESFLERRGMGRLYRGVQVSDEQPIVIKEYLLPTRCFNTEEARQRKLAFTQLAGLSLADGRVQDFRAIVPWEAIADENEERCYLITKGNLDIYPSLRHHLKENGQMDAIAVRQFLNLVLQSLEFLHGQKFRLPSGQVQQGIPHGNITLDSLLIDKEKFFIYLCDQSLWERLFDLPTSEPYIPTIAGDLVDVGYVAFYLLAGRVVDPVTRLPVDPKDDNQWPIVDPALKGFIFRLCGYSVPFQSVEEARRVLLKIPVIRTTPATEVVELEPDEDEPSNLPRMRLILFLLLALGLTLLGTLLWLWLYKPKTSQASYGDLPICCIKDVAGVPSGKFRYTGEEKGTWSYVLQQKNLVEKGQSLEKELQRRKPNLELMYEPVSYGLDSSAEPLTITKVRSGEAEFAITSLVNQLSGDLEYKKFGYDGLAIFVAFSYAQREKSLPKFLEGKITLDQLRKLYTGKITNWNQIPGGPDLPVKLYMPPEAEAVQIFEQRVLKNKTDIEAFRKLIKKEENKQEKDESSFVNSTPPVEIHRIPTFTTLRNVIEDFEQEKEEQVGAIAFGTFSKVFGQCSAYPLALVEDGKTPVQALIQSNGQPIEPTSDLCNDKGSYHPNIDVFRNGTYPLAYPMAVVYPRDNSRSRAGAKFADILRTEESQRLLSKTGIVPLQPKP from the coding sequence ATGGCGAAGAATAAAAAAGATTTGGTTAGGACCAAGAGAGATAAGAAAGATCGCAAGTCGCTAATTAGCGAAGTATGGCGAAGAGAAGATCCTTTAAGTGTAGCTAAATATCAAGCTGAGGTTCGAGCTAGAAGCTATCTTAGGTTGCCACCTACTTTTATGTGGCTAAATAGATTTAGTTGGATTGTACCTATTCTTCACGAAAGATTTGGCGTTGCTACAATATCTCCTGAAGAGGCAGCTGCATACGACCAATCTATTGCTCCAGCAGATAAAGATACCTCAGTTGCTACCGAAGTTGAGACAAATGATTCGCTAACAAGCTATCAGGTATCAGATTATGTATACAGGCAGTATCCTTGTCTGGAGCGCGATCCATTAGGCTGCGATCGCCCCCTAGAAACCATTCAGCAAGAGCCAGCAGCAAAGTATTGTCAGCAATGTGGTTTTCCAGCTATCTTGCCTGAAAAAGTGGAAATAAGAGGCATTCGAGGCAGATATCGTGTCGAAAGTTTCTTAGAACGGCGGGGGATGGGGCGTTTATATCGTGGCGTTCAGGTATCTGACGAACAACCGATTGTAATAAAAGAATATCTGCTTCCTACTCGTTGTTTTAATACAGAAGAAGCCCGCCAGCGTAAATTAGCTTTTACGCAATTAGCAGGATTGAGTTTAGCAGACGGTAGAGTGCAGGATTTTCGCGCGATCGTTCCTTGGGAAGCGATCGCAGATGAAAACGAAGAGCGATGTTATCTGATTACTAAAGGTAATTTAGATATCTACCCCAGTTTAAGACATCACCTTAAAGAAAACGGGCAGATGGACGCGATCGCTGTCCGCCAGTTTCTCAATCTCGTACTGCAAAGTCTAGAGTTTCTTCACGGACAAAAATTTCGTCTCCCATCCGGTCAAGTGCAACAAGGAATACCGCACGGCAATATTACTCTTGATAGCTTACTAATAGATAAAGAGAAATTTTTTATTTATTTGTGCGACCAATCCCTTTGGGAACGCTTATTCGATCTCCCCACTAGCGAACCTTATATCCCTACAATTGCGGGAGATTTAGTAGATGTAGGTTATGTAGCTTTTTACCTATTAGCAGGTAGAGTGGTAGATCCTGTTACCAGGTTGCCCGTAGACCCCAAAGATGATAATCAGTGGCCGATTGTAGATCCTGCTCTGAAGGGATTTATATTTCGGCTTTGTGGCTATAGCGTTCCTTTTCAAAGCGTCGAAGAAGCACGCCGCGTGCTGTTGAAAATACCCGTTATCAGAACAACTCCGGCGACGGAAGTTGTTGAGTTAGAGCCAGATGAAGATGAGCCATCCAATCTGCCTCGAATGCGTTTAATTCTATTTTTGCTATTAGCTTTGGGGTTAACTTTGCTAGGGACTTTGCTGTGGCTTTGGCTGTATAAGCCTAAAACCAGCCAAGCTAGTTATGGCGATCTTCCAATTTGTTGTATTAAGGATGTAGCTGGCGTTCCATCAGGGAAGTTTAGATACACTGGTGAAGAAAAAGGAACGTGGAGTTATGTGCTGCAACAAAAAAATTTAGTAGAAAAAGGTCAAAGTCTAGAAAAAGAACTTCAAAGACGCAAACCTAATTTAGAACTCATGTATGAACCTGTAAGTTATGGTTTAGATTCGTCAGCCGAGCCTTTAACAATTACTAAAGTTAGATCCGGTGAAGCAGAATTTGCCATAACCAGTTTAGTCAATCAATTAAGCGGCGATTTGGAGTATAAAAAATTTGGCTATGACGGTTTGGCCATCTTTGTTGCTTTTAGTTATGCACAACGAGAGAAGAGTCTTCCTAAGTTTTTGGAGGGAAAGATTACGTTAGATCAGTTGCGAAAACTTTATACGGGGAAAATAACTAATTGGAACCAAATACCAGGAGGCCCAGATTTACCAGTAAAACTGTATATGCCGCCTGAAGCTGAAGCAGTGCAAATTTTTGAACAACGGGTGTTGAAGAATAAAACGGACATTGAAGCTTTTAGAAAGTTGATAAAAAAAGAGGAAAATAAACAGGAAAAAGATGAATCATCTTTTGTCAACAGTACCCCACCAGTCGAAATTCATCGTATCCCTACATTTACAACGTTGAGAAATGTAATAGAGGACTTTGAGCAAGAGAAAGAAGAGCAAGTTGGAGCGATCGCTTTTGGCACGTTTAGCAAAGTTTTTGGTCAATGCTCGGCTTATCCTCTAGCTTTAGTAGAGGATGGTAAAACTCCTGTACAGGCTTTAATTCAAAGCAACGGTCAACCAATAGAGCCAACAAGCGATTTGTGTAACGATAAAGGCAGCTATCATCCCAATATTGATGTTTTTAGAAACGGAACTTATCCTTTGGCATATCCTATGGCTGTAGTTTATCCGCGAGATAATAGCCGCAGCCGAGCGGGTGCCAAGTTTGCTGATATTCTGAGGACTGAGGAAAGCCAGCGCCTGCTTAGTAAAACAGGGATTGTACCGCTCCAACCCAAACCATAG
- a CDS encoding ATP-binding protein, which produces MNTTATNNWQEANQRYLMASLAVVREALEHHVRNLEAQKGNSEEVTAAPPDNNQSQGSLAANLALQVAAAALPSPSALQHLCTTFNLSSFERDVLLLCAGIEFDNRFASLCATANNDRQATYATFSLATAVLPTAHWSAIAPGSPLRRWRLIEVGRGNALSLSPLRIDERLLHYIAGVTALDERLMAIAEPLSVSGVIVPSHWELAERVAATWSQSSPTGLPIVQLCGEDVTSKRAIASSACQLVGLNLYVMSARAISANHNELHDLMQVWEREAALSQAALLLDCDELELGGDAAKESAIARLIEGSVSPLIVSTRDRRRMRLRPAIAFDVRQPTASEQRAIWQTVLGEKAVGLNGQVEVLVSNFNLTLPTIHAVCAEVLSGVKSGAIATEEEEIIQSNNPSLFNAQSSALTTALWDSCRAQARPRLEDLAQRLNPGAKWDDLVLPETQRQTLRDIASHVRQRSKVYESWGFAGKGDRGLGISALFAGSSGTGKTMAADVLAGELRLDLYRIDLSSVVSKYIGETEKNLRRIFDAAEAGGTILLFDEADALFGKRSEVKDSHDRHANIEVSYLLQRMEAYQGLAILTTNLKDSLDTAFLRRIRFVVKFAFPDATQRAEIWQRIFPGKTPTDNLDFAKLARLNVAGGNIRNIALNSAFIAADANEPVGMKHILAAAKSEYVKLERTLTDAEVKGWV; this is translated from the coding sequence ATGAACACAACAGCGACTAACAACTGGCAAGAAGCTAATCAGCGCTACTTGATGGCGTCTTTGGCTGTCGTGCGTGAGGCATTAGAGCATCACGTTCGCAATTTAGAAGCTCAAAAAGGCAACAGCGAAGAAGTTACAGCCGCGCCGCCGGATAACAACCAATCTCAAGGATCTTTAGCGGCTAACCTAGCTTTACAAGTGGCAGCCGCTGCGCTGCCTTCTCCTTCAGCATTGCAACATTTATGCACCACGTTTAATTTGTCGTCTTTTGAGCGCGACGTGCTGCTGTTATGCGCTGGTATAGAATTTGACAATAGGTTCGCGTCGCTGTGCGCTACGGCAAATAATGACCGACAAGCAACCTATGCTACGTTTAGTCTCGCTACGGCGGTCTTACCTACAGCGCATTGGAGCGCGATCGCTCCCGGTTCTCCTTTGCGCCGCTGGCGGTTGATTGAAGTCGGTAGAGGTAATGCTCTAAGCCTCAGTCCGCTGCGGATTGACGAAAGGTTGTTGCACTATATCGCAGGCGTTACCGCTCTTGATGAGCGACTCATGGCTATAGCCGAGCCGTTGTCGGTTTCTGGTGTAATAGTTCCATCACATTGGGAACTCGCAGAACGGGTGGCAGCAACATGGTCGCAGTCCAGCCCCACTGGTTTGCCGATCGTACAACTGTGCGGTGAAGACGTAACTAGCAAAAGGGCGATCGCTTCTAGTGCTTGTCAGCTTGTAGGGCTGAATCTATACGTTATGTCTGCGCGAGCTATTTCAGCGAACCATAACGAACTGCATGACTTAATGCAGGTGTGGGAAAGGGAAGCCGCGCTCTCGCAAGCCGCTCTGTTGTTAGACTGCGACGAACTGGAACTGGGAGGGGATGCAGCCAAAGAAAGCGCGATCGCCCGCTTGATCGAGGGGTCGGTAAGTCCCCTGATTGTTTCGACTAGAGACAGGAGAAGAATGCGCCTGCGTCCCGCGATCGCCTTTGATGTTCGTCAGCCAACTGCTTCGGAACAGCGTGCGATTTGGCAAACCGTTTTAGGCGAAAAAGCGGTGGGCTTAAACGGACAAGTAGAAGTTTTAGTGTCAAATTTTAACCTCACGCTGCCCACAATTCATGCCGTTTGTGCTGAAGTTTTATCAGGAGTTAAATCGGGGGCAATTGCAACTGAAGAGGAAGAAATTATTCAGAGTAATAATCCTTCTTTATTTAACGCTCAATCCTCTGCCCTCACAACCGCCTTGTGGGATAGCTGCCGCGCTCAAGCGCGTCCTCGCTTAGAAGATCTAGCCCAACGCCTTAACCCTGGCGCTAAGTGGGATGATTTAGTATTGCCAGAGACGCAGCGCCAGACACTGCGAGACATTGCCTCACACGTCCGCCAACGCTCCAAGGTATATGAAAGCTGGGGATTTGCAGGTAAAGGCGATCGCGGTTTAGGCATTAGCGCTCTTTTTGCCGGATCTAGCGGCACTGGCAAAACTATGGCAGCCGACGTACTTGCAGGCGAACTGCGCCTAGATCTCTATCGCATCGACTTGAGTTCAGTCGTTAGCAAATACATCGGCGAGACAGAGAAAAACCTGCGGCGCATATTCGATGCTGCCGAAGCTGGCGGAACTATCTTACTGTTCGACGAAGCTGATGCCCTGTTTGGCAAACGCAGCGAAGTAAAAGACAGCCACGATCGCCATGCTAATATCGAGGTCAGCTACTTGCTACAGCGCATGGAAGCCTACCAGGGGCTAGCTATTCTTACTACTAATCTTAAAGACTCCCTCGATACTGCCTTCCTCCGCCGCATCCGCTTCGTTGTCAAGTTTGCATTCCCCGATGCCACCCAGAGAGCTGAAATATGGCAGCGCATCTTTCCTGGCAAAACACCAACAGACAATTTAGATTTTGCTAAACTAGCGCGTCTGAACGTGGCAGGCGGTAACATCCGTAATATCGCCTTAAATTCAGCTTTTATAGCAGCAGACGCCAACGAACCAGTGGGCATGAAACATATTTTAGCCGCCGCTAAAAGTGAATATGTCAAGTTAGAAAGAACTTTAACTGATGCTGAAGTTAAAGGATGGGTTTAA
- a CDS encoding bifunctional 2-polyprenyl-6-hydroxyphenol methylase/3-demethylubiquinol 3-O-methyltransferase UbiG encodes MTSENSPHQSDQKSVIADPDMLHKSLIHSVNSRMAAKGEVVMPCIPSMLEHYMRWLENLFLLLGRPMPVEVQEGLSKLLAQHLEDGFRAERYSEVVFRYEPSEKSTFGVACTIGTRVKSIADEYSKWVETREPPLFGANPDAKVMAIASSLDEPEKSPILDVGAGTGRNTIPLARLGYPVDALEVTPVFASQIREAAEAEKLPVTVIEGDVLDPEVAMQKDKYRLALVVEVISDLRSVEQLRTLLEKICDLVSSGGLLLFNIFLAVDGYEPDVVAREVSQVMICSIFTQPELSTAMDGLPLELISDESVYEYERDRLPAEAWPPVSWFANWVTGRNVFPLEDGQPPIELRWILCRKL; translated from the coding sequence ATGACTTCTGAAAATAGCCCACATCAGAGCGATCAAAAGTCAGTAATAGCTGACCCCGATATGCTCCATAAATCACTAATTCATAGCGTGAATTCTAGAATGGCTGCCAAGGGAGAGGTGGTGATGCCTTGCATACCATCTATGCTAGAACATTATATGCGCTGGCTAGAAAATTTGTTTTTATTACTGGGCAGACCCATGCCTGTAGAAGTACAAGAGGGCTTGAGTAAGCTCCTGGCGCAACATCTAGAAGACGGCTTTCGAGCAGAACGTTATTCTGAGGTAGTGTTTCGATACGAGCCATCTGAAAAATCAACATTTGGAGTAGCTTGCACCATTGGGACAAGAGTTAAATCAATTGCAGATGAATACTCAAAGTGGGTTGAAACCAGAGAACCTCCCCTATTTGGCGCTAACCCAGACGCTAAGGTAATGGCGATCGCCTCCAGTTTGGATGAGCCAGAAAAGTCACCAATTTTGGATGTGGGAGCTGGAACGGGTCGCAATACAATTCCCTTAGCAAGATTGGGTTATCCAGTTGATGCATTAGAAGTAACTCCCGTGTTTGCTTCGCAAATAAGGGAAGCAGCGGAAGCAGAGAAATTGCCCGTGACAGTTATCGAAGGTGATGTACTCGATCCAGAAGTGGCAATGCAAAAGGATAAGTACAGGCTGGCGCTCGTCGTCGAGGTAATATCGGATCTTCGTAGTGTTGAGCAACTACGAACGTTGCTTGAAAAAATATGCGATTTGGTTAGCTCTGGAGGTTTGTTGCTCTTTAACATTTTCTTAGCAGTAGATGGATATGAGCCAGATGTGGTAGCCAGAGAAGTGAGTCAAGTGATGATTTGCTCAATCTTTACGCAGCCAGAGTTATCAACAGCAATGGATGGACTTCCGCTAGAACTAATATCAGATGAATCAGTATATGAGTACGAGCGCGATCGCCTACCAGCAGAAGCATGGCCTCCAGTAAGTTGGTTTGCTAATTGGGTGACTGGCCGCAATGTATTCCCTTTAGAAGATGGGCAACCACCAATAGAATTACGCTGGATACTCTGCCGAAAGTTGTAA
- a CDS encoding DUF4255 domain-containing protein, protein MSNHLAIATVTAALQRILQAAIQIDVDGARATTNRPSEMASGMPEPGVNVYLYDIKHNHAWRSTSEMSVRRGKGEMVKPRLGIDLYYLLSFHGNEGELEPQRLLGSVISALQDKKILTQQMISDTIGDDTFPFLAGSNLAQQVELVKVVLLDLSLEDLSKIWSVFFQTAYSLSIAYQATAVLIEGEDIIPRALPVRDRHIGARPFSLQPVIESIVSQAGKLEPILADSTLLIYGKQLSSRVTQVRLGEVETIPQEVGETQIRLELSSLPVDSLRAGVQSLQVIHQVDNTAARRIDAMAATYQLIESNVAAFVLRPTIKEIEVSNMEGSGEELRSADLTISIDVPIGMTQRVILLLNEWSIESPAAYSFVAPSRTSDSNAIAIAIKDVKAGSYLVRLQIDGAESMLNVDTNPNSRTFNWYLGPKVSIS, encoded by the coding sequence ATGAGTAATCACTTAGCTATTGCCACTGTAACTGCTGCTCTACAAAGAATTTTGCAAGCTGCCATACAAATTGATGTAGATGGCGCGAGAGCAACAACTAATCGACCAAGCGAGATGGCTAGCGGTATGCCAGAGCCTGGCGTGAACGTGTATTTATACGATATCAAGCACAATCATGCATGGCGCAGCACCTCGGAGATGTCGGTTCGTCGTGGTAAAGGAGAAATGGTGAAGCCGCGATTGGGTATAGATCTGTACTACCTATTGAGCTTTCATGGTAATGAGGGAGAGTTGGAACCGCAGCGTCTTTTGGGTAGCGTCATAAGCGCCCTCCAAGATAAAAAAATTCTGACTCAACAGATGATTAGTGACACGATAGGAGATGATACCTTCCCATTCTTAGCTGGTTCTAACCTTGCCCAGCAAGTTGAATTAGTTAAAGTTGTACTTTTAGACCTTTCTCTAGAAGATCTTTCTAAAATTTGGTCTGTATTTTTTCAGACAGCATACAGTCTATCGATAGCCTACCAAGCAACAGCTGTATTGATAGAGGGTGAAGATATCATCCCAAGGGCTTTGCCAGTACGCGATCGCCATATCGGTGCAAGACCTTTTTCGTTGCAACCTGTTATTGAAAGCATTGTTTCGCAGGCTGGAAAATTGGAACCTATTTTGGCTGACAGCACTTTGCTAATTTATGGCAAGCAGTTGTCGAGTCGAGTCACTCAAGTAAGGCTAGGTGAGGTTGAAACAATACCGCAGGAAGTAGGGGAAACACAGATACGTTTGGAACTTTCATCGCTTCCTGTTGATTCCCTGCGGGCTGGCGTGCAAAGCCTACAGGTAATTCATCAGGTGGATAATACAGCAGCAAGACGCATAGATGCAATGGCTGCAACGTATCAATTGATTGAATCAAATGTAGCTGCTTTCGTGTTGCGCCCTACTATTAAAGAAATTGAAGTTTCTAATATGGAAGGCAGCGGTGAAGAACTGAGATCGGCAGATTTGACAATTTCTATAGATGTGCCCATTGGCATGACGCAACGGGTAATTTTGTTGTTGAACGAATGGTCTATCGAGAGTCCCGCAGCTTATAGCTTTGTAGCTCCATCGCGCACAAGTGATAGTAACGCGATCGCGATCGCTATTAAAGACGTGAAAGCAGGCTCTTATTTAGTGCGCTTACAGATTGATGGTGCCGAAAGTATGCTGAATGTCGATACTAACCCCAACAGCCGTACCTTTAATTGGTATCTTGGCCCGAAGGTATCAATTTCCTAA
- a CDS encoding response regulator transcription factor has translation MTVPQLISVLLVDDEPRFRSGLRTLLNFYNQQGSLRFDIVGEAANADQALQLMLEQKPALILMDLSLGESDGINALLRLGELSYKGKVLVLSAHREDEWVFRAMQAGACGYVFKDRIATQLYEAITTVINDQVYLSPEVATNFFRLFHFYAGHSLQACQAIHLTSREQEVLHWLVQGASNEEIAKKLYVTVATVKAHLTAIFEKLGVNSRTQAIVKALKLGLVCA, from the coding sequence ATGACCGTTCCCCAGCTTATTTCCGTTTTGCTAGTAGATGATGAACCGCGTTTTCGCAGCGGACTGCGAACTCTGCTAAACTTCTACAACCAACAAGGCTCGTTGCGATTTGATATTGTAGGCGAAGCTGCTAACGCCGACCAAGCTTTACAACTAATGTTGGAACAAAAACCAGCATTGATCCTGATGGACTTGAGTTTAGGAGAAAGTGATGGAATTAATGCTCTACTTCGCTTGGGAGAGTTATCCTATAAAGGCAAAGTCTTAGTTTTGTCTGCACATCGCGAAGACGAATGGGTGTTTCGCGCAATGCAAGCAGGTGCTTGCGGTTATGTTTTTAAAGACCGCATCGCGACTCAACTTTACGAAGCCATAACTACGGTAATTAACGATCAGGTATATCTATCACCAGAAGTAGCAACCAACTTCTTTCGATTGTTTCACTTTTATGCAGGGCACTCACTTCAAGCGTGTCAAGCAATTCATTTAACCAGTCGAGAACAAGAAGTTTTACACTGGTTAGTGCAGGGAGCTTCTAACGAAGAAATTGCTAAAAAACTTTACGTTACAGTAGCCACAGTCAAAGCTCATCTAACAGCTATATTTGAAAAGTTAGGTGTCAACAGTCGTACTCAGGCTATTGTAAAAGCCTTAAAACTTGGTTTAGTTTGTGCTTAA
- a CDS encoding sensor histidine kinase KdpD, producing MKVAMQESALGVHPPLATTTVSPVTVEVLDIKNVCQLQVEQLAAQLPVLAIWIAYYEPDRGKRQTVAKYCHEHYFPLSALSYLHSEAWWVNSLPALKLSEVPIEGSDYAYICPIGHSGLNPEYLLLYTQKPLSDFEQERVEQRTQLVSNYMTVYKECCRQRAEVKLLEQVMHKAEHQLRNPLALIALYAENLCLSLPAGSLQDQASIIRETVNELSTNLTQYVNCGLASKLRFVPYDLRTIVIETIKGLQPLIEKKQLHISYPSQAAIAAVDPWQMKQVFDNLLSNAIHFSPDSGLINCHWQVFQDELIVEVSDRGPGLSEEDLTQAFTPYYSRRPGGTGLGLAIAKKIILEHQGTLWVQNLSSGGAQFSFTLPRHQI from the coding sequence ATGAAGGTTGCGATGCAAGAATCAGCGTTAGGGGTGCATCCACCTTTAGCCACCACTACAGTTTCCCCAGTTACTGTTGAGGTACTGGACATTAAAAATGTATGTCAGCTCCAAGTAGAGCAGTTAGCAGCACAATTGCCTGTTTTGGCAATCTGGATTGCTTACTACGAACCCGATAGAGGAAAAAGGCAAACAGTGGCTAAGTATTGCCATGAGCATTATTTTCCTCTTTCTGCTCTATCTTACTTACACTCAGAGGCGTGGTGGGTAAATTCCCTACCAGCTTTAAAGTTGAGCGAAGTACCTATAGAAGGAAGCGATTATGCCTACATATGCCCAATAGGGCATAGTGGTCTTAACCCTGAGTATCTGCTGTTATATACCCAAAAACCCCTGTCTGATTTTGAGCAAGAGCGTGTAGAGCAACGAACACAACTTGTAAGTAACTATATGACTGTATATAAGGAGTGTTGCCGTCAGCGGGCAGAAGTGAAGTTACTCGAACAAGTAATGCATAAGGCAGAACATCAACTACGCAATCCCTTGGCTCTTATTGCTCTTTACGCAGAGAATTTATGTTTATCTTTGCCAGCAGGTTCTTTGCAAGATCAGGCTAGTATAATACGCGAAACTGTAAATGAGCTTAGTACAAATTTGACACAATACGTCAACTGCGGATTGGCATCAAAATTACGCTTCGTGCCTTACGATCTACGAACAATAGTGATCGAAACTATTAAGGGGCTGCAACCTTTGATAGAGAAAAAACAACTGCATATTAGCTATCCATCCCAGGCAGCGATCGCAGCTGTAGACCCTTGGCAAATGAAACAGGTGTTTGACAATCTCTTAAGCAATGCGATTCATTTTAGTCCCGACTCAGGGCTTATTAACTGCCACTGGCAAGTATTTCAAGATGAACTGATCGTTGAAGTAAGCGATCGCGGTCCTGGACTTTCTGAAGAAGACCTCACTCAAGCATTTACCCCCTATTATTCTCGTCGTCCAGGAGGTACGGGATTAGGGCTAGCGATCGCAAAAAAAATTATCCTAGAGCATCAAGGTACTCTATGGGTACAAAATTTATCTAGTGGCGGTGCCCAATTTTCTTTTACTCTACCCCGGCATCAAATATGA
- a CDS encoding Pvc16 family protein, whose translation MIPAVAQTLAEILAGGTALISTEQIDFNHPGVRQDIRPSLNLFCYNIQQNERVQMGQGQIEDRDSQCNLHLATAHRPTVWFDVSFLVSAWDRTALGEQRLLSEALTLLLSYQILPEELLAPALRGYGNLSITVSAFGTIDAAILWNALGVPLRPALYVTVTIPFNTRSAPNTPCDRIVAKPNQPSYVGNSSYTSGAIVAGIVKSAATTQPLAATEVEIVGTKKVTTSNQEGLFFFYSLPLGDYLLELRCPGYTSQRCKVIVALESETFRYAFKEIELTPEQLGAIGELAS comes from the coding sequence ATGATCCCTGCTGTTGCCCAGACGTTGGCAGAAATTCTGGCTGGTGGGACTGCTCTAATCAGTACAGAACAAATTGATTTCAACCACCCTGGCGTGCGGCAGGATATAAGGCCATCCCTGAACCTCTTTTGCTACAACATACAGCAAAACGAGCGGGTGCAGATGGGGCAGGGGCAAATAGAAGACCGAGACAGCCAATGCAATTTGCATCTGGCGACGGCACACCGCCCAACTGTGTGGTTTGACGTGTCATTCCTGGTAAGTGCTTGGGATCGTACAGCATTGGGAGAACAGCGTCTGCTCTCAGAGGCATTAACCCTCTTATTGAGTTACCAGATTCTGCCAGAGGAGTTGCTGGCTCCTGCGCTCAGAGGTTATGGCAATTTGTCAATAACCGTTTCGGCGTTTGGCACGATCGATGCAGCAATACTTTGGAACGCCTTGGGCGTGCCATTGCGCCCAGCTTTGTATGTGACGGTTACGATACCATTTAACACCCGCAGCGCTCCCAACACCCCATGCGATCGCATTGTGGCAAAACCAAATCAACCATCCTATGTGGGAAACAGTAGTTATACCTCTGGGGCAATCGTTGCTGGGATCGTTAAGAGTGCAGCCACAACGCAGCCCCTGGCTGCTACTGAAGTGGAAATTGTCGGAACTAAAAAAGTCACAACCAGCAATCAGGAGGGATTATTTTTTTTTTACAGCCTGCCCTTGGGCGATTACTTGCTAGAGCTACGTTGCCCTGGCTATACCTCGCAGCGGTGTAAGGTTATCGTCGCTTTGGAGAGCGAGACTTTTAGATATGCCTTCAAGGAAATTGAACTAACCCCAGAACAATTAGGGGCAATAGGTGAGCTAGCCAGCTAG